A single genomic interval of Coccidioides posadasii str. Silveira chromosome 1, complete sequence harbors:
- a CDS encoding uncharacterized protein (EggNog:ENOG410PGXQ~COG:A), translated as MADQQTPEMLRLSLQDLILRVKICNLGDIEETLSEALDPPSSKNIRRAIEALKAVKALTNTEVLTPLGRQLAQLPLDVFLGKLILYGALFQCVDSTVSIAAILSCKSPFVHTAASSNATQAAKRAFDRGNSDLLSVYNAYCAWKKCRETPRMNEFTFCRKNCLSPQALLNIEDVKTQLLVSLVDTGLVKLDVSEEADLSRARFSGRRRQFFTVPERLDVNSSNDLVVNSVIAWSFYPRILTRQGKGWRNISNNQSVVLHTTSVNKTAELSTKWLSYYHIMQSRNRNYNAHETSAVEDFPIALLCGDVEFKMYSGVVSIDGNRIRFSVKDWKSMMALKALSTRIRDIISQIFRNPKKDLTIDQKDWFDILQQVFIQQKEKRSEKSQRR; from the exons ATGGCAGATCAACAAACCCCTGAAATGCTCCGTCTCTCTCTTCAAGACCTAATCCTTCGAGTGAAAATCTGCAATCTCGGTGACATTGAGGAAACTCTCTCTGAAGCACTCGATCCTCCATCATCCAAGAATATTCGTCGGGCGATAGAGGCACTCAAAGCAGTCAAGGCTCTTACTAACACTGAAGTGTTGACACCCTTAGGCAGGCAACTCGCTCAACTGCCACTGGATGTGTTCTTAGGCAAGTTAATCCTGTATGGTGCTCTGTTTCAATGTGTAGATTCAACGGTGAGCATCGCGGCCATTTTATCCTGCAAATCCCCTTTTGTACATACAGCCGCATCGAGCAATGCCACACAGGCTGCAAAACGTGCTTTTGATCGAG GGAATTCCGATCTGTTGTCTGTCTACAACGCTTACTGTGCGTGGAAAAAATGCCGTGAGACACCAAGAATGAACGAGTTCACGTTCTGTCGAAAGAACTGCTTGAGCCCCCAAGCACTGTTAAACATAGAAGATGTCAAAACTCAATTGCTAGTTTCCCTAGTTGATACAGGCCTGGTAAAGCTGGATGTTTCCGAAGAAGCTGATTTGAGCAG GGCACGATTTTCTGGACGCAGACGCCAGTTTTTCACAGTGCCCGAACGACTGGATGTCAATAGCAGCAATGACCTGGTTGTAAACTCTGTTATTGCATGGAGTTTCTACCCTAGGATTTTGACCCGCCAAGGGAAAGGATGGAGGAACATTTCAAACAATCAGTCAGTGGTTCTCCACACGACATCAGTAAATAAGACTGCAGAACTTTCAACAAAGTGGCTCTCCTATTATCATATAATGCAGTCACGAAATCGGAACTACAACGCGCATGAGACGAGCGCGGTCGAGGACTTTCCCATTGCGTTGCTCTGCGGTGATGTTGAGTTCAAG ATGTATTCTGGGGTGGTGTCAATAGACGGTAATCGCATTAGATTCTCGGTGAAAGATTGGAAGTCGATGATGGCGCTCAAAGCCTTGAGCACCAGGATTCGAGATATCATTTCCCAGATCTTCCGAAATCCTAAGAAAGACTTAACGATCGATCAGAAGGATTGGTTTGATATCTTGCAGCAAGTGTTCATTCagcagaaagaaaagagaagcgAAAAGAGCCAAAGAAGGTAA
- a CDS encoding uncharacterized protein (EggNog:ENOG410PGXQ~COG:A), translating to MAPGRKKKKPASNPARGFTTTSIPSKSQVINSGVLTKAEQPSVTKEEQKPATAGQPEKSKDSLENLPPEELEKHLEEAELQSLLDKYAGKCKNEASRQAGRLETERRTLRAQGMTINTRDWLSPDICNLIIEKEIKEIEKLPSYFSRFDENADFMANEEERCINMWTLKETLLKLGFSKSMVDKALRGILLHSSQDQASNKDFTSSIGPVLEWLASHSSEDELPIYGQQKPPAKPDDQKDEIEATPPNSGTTTPVNNISTKPKSPTHPSPSLDSDPDMSDIDLDPDALIPRYLELRSRIYSLQPSFFNHPKTRSKKAAVSVVDPAIDSQIEKIKTKLAVVERDILFDSEKAEAEWKERLCELRADTAESLRGRLKPTEPSLEMASGRDGKGPPTDTGGQPNLVDSDDDENILGSMFAIESDSPIGTAANAFTDGRVATKLRDFGKSVGINPRRVLEEACRTRDPGFKIVYRDLDSTSYSHRKSVRITWSKAQDVPLDIPYPDIYFTSNPHFVQVSMDSISAATALQAESYVSVVALFILSSSTRENRAYMKLPGLWKDVWDELSSSRKEHEEAADKEVVKGLQDIFQQVKSQADEDVVLIENFKRRNGNARARQEENLQPKFSSSQPSKYYQNLWKDRSSTDLFAKMMKTRTNLPIWPFKEQIIEMISANQTLIICSETGSGKSTQIPSFILENELTAGRHCKIYVTEPRRISAISLAKRVSEELGEGRDAVGTARSLVGYAIRLESKVVASSRLIYATTGVVIRMLERPHDFNDITHLVLDEVHERTLDSDFLLIILRRLLNQRADLKLVLMSATVDAQMFSAYLDGAPVLNIPGRTFAVQTNYLEDAIEVTRHCSHEKESLDYTDESDFSSTERAQTDESLRSTLSAYSKQTCDAVCSFDEYRLDYKLIIDLIFTIATKPGLEKYSKAFLVFMPGLAEIRRLHDGILSEPFFENGWIVHSLHSSIASEEQEKAFLVPQKGTRKIVIATNIAETGMISAEDNLFRGFHFLTSLGITIPDITAVIDTGKEKVMR from the exons ATGGCACCAGGTcgcaagaagaagaagcctgCTTCCAACCCAGCAAGAGGATTCACAACTACTTCAATCCCATCTAAATCACAAGTCATAAACTCTGGAGTGTTAACAAAGGCAGAACAACCATCTGTTACCAAAGAAGAGCAGAAACCAGCCACTGCAGGACAACCAGAGAAATCCAAGGATTCTTTGGAAAACCTGCCGCCAGAGGAGCTCGAGAAACATCTCGAAGAGGCTGAACTACAGAGTCTGTTAGACAAGTATGCAGGAAAATGCAAAAACGAGGCTTCTCGTCAAGCTGGAAGACTCGAAACAGAGCGCCGCACTCTGCGTGCTCAAGGGATGACCATTAATACTCGAGATTGGTTAAGCCCGGATATCTGCAACCTGATCattgaaaaagaaatcaaagAAATTGAAAAATTACCGTCCTATTTTAGTAGGTTTGACGAAAATGCTGATTTCATGgcaaatgaagaagaacgaTGTATAAACATGTGGACACTCAAGGAGACCCTGCTTAAACTTGGGTTTTCCAAGTCCATGGTGGATAAAGCGTTGAGAGGAATTCTCTTACACTCTTCCCAGGATCAAGCCTCAAACAAGGATTTCACGTCGAGTATAGGCCCGGTCCTTGAATGGCTGGCATCGCACTCCTCCGAAGATGAGCTACCGATATACGGGCAGCAGAAACCCCCAGCAAAGCCGGACGATCAAAAAG ATGAAATAGAAGCAACACCTCCAAACTCTGGGACAACCACTCCTGTTAACAATATATCAACGAAGCCAAAAAGCCCTACGCACCCAAGCCCTTCGTTGGACTCAGACCCTGACATGTCCGATATTGATCTGGATCCAGACGCATTGATCCCGCGTTATCTAGAACTCCGATCACGTATCTATTCCCTTCAACCAAGTTTTTTCAATCATCCCAAGACAAGGTCCAAAAAGGCTGCTGTGAGCGTAGTGGACCCTGCAATTGATTCCCAGatagaaaaaataaagactAAACTTGCTGTGGTCGAAAGGGATATCTTATTTGATTCCGAAAAAGCTGAGGCTGAATGGAAAGAAAGGCTCTGTGAATTGCGTGCTGATACCGCTGAGTCGTTACGTGGACGACTAAAACCTACAGAACCTAGCCTGGAAATGGCATCAGGAAGAGATGGGAAGGGCCCACCAACCGATACCGGTGGGCAGCCGAACTTAGTCGATAGCGACGACGACGAAAACATCCTAGGAAGCATGTTCGCGATTGAGTCCGATTCCCCTATAGGAACGGCTGCGAATGCCTTCACCGACGGGCGTGTGGCAACTAAGCTCAGAGATTTTGGTAAATCGGTTGGGATCAATCCCCGTCGCGTTTTGGAAGAAGCGTGCAGAACGAG AGACCCGGGTTTCAAAATAGTTTATAGGGACTTGGATTCTACGTCTTATTCCCACCGCAAGAGTGTTCGGATAACTTGGTCCAAAGCCCAGGACGTACCTCTGGATATTCCGTACCCCGACATATATTTCACCTCGAATCCGCATTTCGTACAGGTTTCGATGGATTCCATAAGTGCGGCAACTGCACTGCAAGCAGAATCCTACGTCTCTGTTGTTGCCTTATTTATTCTCTCTTCTTCGACGAGGGAAAATAGAGCGTACATGAAATTACCTGGGCTGTGGAAGGACGTGTGGGATGAGTTGTCTAGCTCCAGAAAGGAACACGAGGAGGCTGCCGATAAGGAAGTTGTTAAGGGTTTACAGGATATTTTTCAACAAGTTAAAAGTCAAGCCGACGAGGATGTCGTGCTGATCGAAAATTTTAAACGACGGAACGGAAACGCGAGAGCGAGACAAGAGGAAAATCTGCAACCGAAATTTTCAAGTTCGCAACCGTCAAAATACTACCAAAACCTATGGAAAGACCGATCTTCCACCGACCTTTTCGCAAAAATGATGAAAACCCGGACTAACCTCCCAATATGGCCATTCAAAGAGCAGATAATAGAAATGATTTCAGCAAACCAAACGCTTATCATTTGTAGCGAAACCGGAAGTGGCAAGAGCACGCAAATACCATCTTTTATCCTCGAAAATGAACTCACAGCGGGCCGTCATTGCAAGATATACGTGACCGAACCACGAAGGATTTCGGCCATATCACTCGCAAAAAGAGTTAGCGAAGAACTCGGAGAGGGTAGGGACGCCGTTGGAACAGCTAGATCTCTTGTGGGATACGCAATAAGGCTGGAGAGCAAAGTAGTGGCATCTAGTAGATTGATATATGC GACAACGGGAGTAGTAATCAGGATGTTAGAGCGGCCGCATGATTTCAACGACATAACTCATTTGGTTTTGGACGAAGTTCACGAGCGCACGCTTGATAGCGATTTTTTATTGATTATACTTCGTCGACTTTTGAATCAACGAGCAGACCTTAAATTAGTCCTCATGTCTGCGACCGTCGATGCGCAGATGTTTTCTGCATATCTCGATGGCGCACCAGTCCTGAATATTCCTGGTCGGACATTCGCTGTGCAAACCAATTATCTGGAGGATGCGATCGAGGTCACGAGGCACTGTTCACACGAAAAGGAGTCGCTAGATTATACAGACGAAAGCGATTTCTCCAGCACTGAACGGGCTCAAACTGACGAGAGTCTACGATCCACATTGTCCGCATATAGCAAACAAACCTGCGATGCGGTTTGTTCTTTTGACGAATATCGCCTTGATTATAAGCTGATCATAGATTTGATTTTTACTATAGCGACTAAACCCGGGCTAGAGAAATATAGCAAGGCATTCTTGGTTTTCATGCCTGGGCTAGCGGAAATACGCAGGCTGCATGACGGAATACTTTCAGAGCCATTTTTTGAAAACGGTTGGATAGTGCATTCTCTTCACTCTTCAATAGCCAGTGAGGAGCAGGAAAAGGCATTTTTAGTCCCTCAAAAgggaacaagaaaaattgtCATCGCAACAAATATTGCTGAGACTGGTATGATAAGCGCAGAAGATAACCTTTTTCGTGGCTTCCACTTTCTAACGAGCCTAGGGATTACAATTCCGGATATAACTGCAGTAATAGATACGGGAAAAGAGAAGGTTATGCGGTAA
- a CDS encoding uncharacterized protein (TransMembrane:1 (o12-32i)): protein MDRALNKVSFPAPPATVVMAAILSTGQIRLVVRIQSTSRSDAVEVTMLEHMNSSHVGNLSVGDLAAVLVKSPSAMV from the coding sequence ATGGACAGAGCTTTGAATAAAGTTTCGTTCCCCGCCCCCCCTGCGACGGTGGTAATGGCGGCTATTCTTAGCACGGGCCAAATTCGCTTAGTAGTCAGGATTCAATCCACGTCCAGAAGCGATGCGGTTGAAGTGACAATGCTCGAGCACATGAATAGTTCTCATGTTGGCAACCTCAGTGTCGGGGATCTCGCTGCCGTCTTAGTCAAATCGCCGAGCGCAATGGTATGA